Proteins from a single region of Microbacterium sp. zg-Y818:
- a CDS encoding GNAT family N-acetyltransferase — protein MLRAARPGDEPGILARIRDLAVYEREPDAVENTESALQESLFGAQPRVFAHVVERDGAIAGIAIWFLTYSTWTGRPGIWLEDLYVSDEHRGRGYGKALIASLAVLCVERGYSRLEWTVLDWNEPSIAFYRALGAQPQDEWTTQRMTGEALRALGGSGPSGGSGRSGAPGRSGAPGRSGAPGRSGAPGRSARG, from the coding sequence GTGCTGCGCGCCGCCCGGCCGGGCGACGAGCCCGGCATCCTCGCCCGCATCCGCGATCTCGCCGTCTACGAACGCGAGCCGGATGCCGTCGAGAACACCGAGTCCGCACTGCAGGAGTCCCTCTTCGGCGCCCAGCCGCGGGTGTTCGCCCACGTGGTCGAGCGCGACGGCGCGATCGCCGGCATCGCGATCTGGTTCCTGACCTACTCGACGTGGACGGGCCGGCCCGGCATCTGGCTCGAGGACCTCTACGTGTCCGACGAGCACCGCGGTCGCGGCTACGGCAAGGCGCTCATCGCGTCGCTCGCCGTCCTGTGCGTGGAGCGCGGGTATTCGCGGTTGGAGTGGACGGTGCTCGACTGGAACGAGCCGTCGATCGCGTTCTATCGCGCGCTGGGCGCGCAGCCGCAGGATGAGTGGACGACGCAGCGGATGACCGGTGAGGCGCTGCGCGCGCTCGGCGGGTCCGGCCCGTCTGGCGGGTCCGGCCGGTCTGGCGCGCCCGGCCGGTCTGGCGCGCCCGGCCGGTCTGGCGCGCCCGGCCGGTCTGGCGCGCCCGGCCGGTCCGCGCGGGGATAA
- a CDS encoding serine hydrolase domain-containing protein has product MSLAIDPDALDAAADAESFSGIVTVDVGDTRTFERAYGLAHRAFAVPTTPDTRFAIASGSKIFTALAIWRLIESGELALDQPVRSILGDDLPLIDDAVTIEHLLGHTSGIGDYLDEDAEGEVDDYVLSIPVHTLTTAEAFLPLLADLPQTFTPGERFAYSNGGYVVLAIVIERVTGESYHDAVRRLVFEPAGLARTDFLRLDELPADTAVGYVYDEDDRANTLHLPVLGNGDGGAFTTAADVHTFWRALREGRIVSRETYAEMTRPRHHVEDEDKRAGLGTWLHATGDALIAEGYDTGAAFWSAHLPATDTTVTVIGNTADGAWPVASVLAQAVDAALQ; this is encoded by the coding sequence ATGTCACTCGCCATCGACCCCGACGCCCTCGACGCCGCAGCCGACGCCGAGTCGTTCTCCGGCATCGTCACCGTCGACGTCGGCGACACCCGCACGTTCGAGCGCGCCTACGGCCTCGCCCACCGGGCATTCGCCGTGCCGACCACGCCCGACACCCGGTTCGCCATCGCCAGCGGCAGCAAGATCTTCACCGCGCTCGCGATCTGGCGTCTCATCGAATCGGGCGAGCTCGCGCTGGACCAGCCGGTGCGCAGCATCCTGGGCGACGACCTCCCGCTCATCGACGACGCCGTCACCATCGAGCACCTTCTCGGTCACACCTCCGGAATCGGCGACTACCTCGACGAGGATGCCGAGGGCGAGGTGGACGACTACGTCCTCAGCATCCCGGTGCACACGCTGACCACCGCCGAGGCGTTCCTCCCGCTCCTCGCCGACCTCCCTCAGACGTTCACCCCCGGCGAGCGCTTCGCGTACAGCAACGGCGGGTATGTCGTGCTCGCGATCGTCATCGAGCGCGTCACCGGTGAGAGCTACCACGACGCTGTTCGCCGCCTCGTGTTCGAGCCGGCCGGCCTCGCCCGCACCGACTTCCTGCGCCTGGACGAATTGCCCGCCGACACCGCGGTCGGCTACGTCTACGACGAGGACGACCGGGCGAACACCCTGCACCTGCCGGTGCTCGGCAACGGCGACGGCGGGGCGTTCACGACCGCGGCAGACGTGCACACCTTCTGGCGCGCCCTGCGCGAGGGGCGCATCGTCTCGCGCGAGACCTACGCCGAGATGACCCGACCGCGCCATCACGTCGAAGACGAGGACAAGCGCGCGGGCCTCGGCACCTGGCTGCACGCCACCGGCGACGCCCTCATCGCCGAGGGGTACGACACCGGCGCGGCCTTCTGGTCGGCGCACCTGCCGGCCACGGACACCACGGTCACCGTCATCGGCAACACCGCCGACGGCGCATGGCCGGTCGCCTCGGTGCTGGCGCAGGCGGTGGATGCCGCCCTGCAGTGA
- a CDS encoding glycoside hydrolase family 38 C-terminal domain-containing protein, whose product MHRNDRLALQRIDRLSRDRLAGALYRETTPLTITAWEVPGEPVPFAEAVRAEYRPFEVGGRWGKPWGTVWFHVTGTVPAGWSDAPGTSVELVVDLGFDVSAPGFQAEALVFRPDGTIVKAIEPLNATVPIEGDEVDLYIEAAGNPSVAGTFTFAPTPLGDPATAGDEPIYRLAGLELALRDREVWELAQDITALRGLVDQLDPDRTRHARVLAALGRAVDALDPDDVAGTATASRTQLADVLASPAAASSHHITAVGHAHIDSAWLWPTRETVRKVARTFSNVLDLIDRDEDFVFAASSAQQYAWLEEHYPDLFARVAEAVKAGRFVPVGGMWVESDTNMPGSEALARQFVEGKRFFLEKFAVEPLEVWLPDSFGYSAALPQIIAQAGSRWFLTQKISWNETNRMPHHTFLWEGIDGTRVFTHFPPVDTYNSDLSAADLARAERQFAEKGGARSSLVPFGWGDGGGGPTREMVAAARRTADLEGSPKVRMATPSQFFADAEAEYADPPVWSGELYLEYHRGSYSAQARTKRGNRRSEHLLRAAELWATLATVRTGAAYPADRLRRLWRLVLLQQFHDILPGTSIAWVHQEAERNYAAVAVELAEIIDAALRALAGDGDLRLRANAAPVAVGGVPALGAAVEAEVPAAAVDAAVVRVRAAGDGWVFAHDRMRWAIDARGVVVGARDLVADRELIDPQRPAGVLQLFRDTPRDWDAWNIDVEDAALYRDLLEVESIEPTADGGGLVVTRSFGGSRVEQEYRVDPGSGALDITVRLDWRERQKMLKLAFPLQLRAERTQSEIQFGHVSRSVHSNTTWDAAKFETVAHRWIRVVEGGYGVSVANNASYGHDVRRGDGASGGAHTVARVTLVRAPLFPDPEADQGSHEFTVSLLPGADVADAVAEGFRLNLPTVALTGARPIEPALTLDDAGVVIEAVKLADDGSGDVIVRLYEALGSQRSATLRPGFAWTAVEQTDLLERPVAATALAAASDDAIDLCLQPFQLATLRLSRPAE is encoded by the coding sequence ATGCACCGCAACGACCGTCTCGCCCTCCAGCGCATCGACCGGCTCAGCCGCGACCGGCTCGCCGGTGCGCTGTACCGGGAGACCACGCCGCTGACGATCACCGCGTGGGAGGTGCCCGGTGAGCCGGTGCCCTTCGCCGAGGCCGTGCGCGCCGAGTACAGGCCGTTCGAGGTCGGCGGCCGCTGGGGAAAGCCGTGGGGCACGGTGTGGTTCCACGTCACCGGCACCGTTCCGGCGGGCTGGTCGGACGCCCCCGGCACCAGCGTGGAGCTGGTGGTCGATCTCGGGTTCGACGTCTCGGCGCCCGGTTTCCAAGCCGAGGCACTGGTCTTCCGCCCCGACGGCACGATCGTCAAGGCGATCGAGCCGCTGAACGCCACGGTGCCGATCGAAGGTGACGAGGTGGACCTCTACATCGAGGCGGCCGGCAACCCCAGCGTCGCGGGCACCTTCACCTTCGCACCCACGCCGCTCGGCGACCCCGCCACCGCGGGCGACGAGCCGATCTACCGCCTCGCAGGTCTCGAGCTGGCACTGCGGGACCGCGAGGTGTGGGAGCTCGCGCAGGACATCACGGCGCTGCGGGGTCTCGTCGACCAGCTCGATCCCGATCGCACCCGGCACGCCCGCGTGCTCGCCGCGCTCGGCCGCGCCGTCGACGCCCTGGACCCGGACGACGTGGCCGGCACGGCCACCGCCTCGCGCACGCAGCTGGCCGACGTGCTGGCGTCGCCGGCTGCGGCATCCTCCCACCACATCACCGCGGTGGGGCACGCCCACATCGACTCGGCGTGGCTGTGGCCCACCCGCGAGACGGTGCGCAAAGTCGCCCGCACCTTCTCGAACGTGCTGGATCTCATCGACCGCGACGAGGACTTCGTCTTCGCGGCGTCGTCTGCGCAGCAGTACGCCTGGCTCGAGGAGCACTACCCCGACCTGTTCGCCCGGGTCGCCGAGGCTGTCAAGGCCGGCCGCTTCGTTCCCGTGGGCGGCATGTGGGTGGAATCCGACACGAACATGCCGGGGTCCGAGGCGCTCGCGCGTCAGTTCGTCGAGGGCAAGCGGTTCTTCCTGGAGAAGTTCGCGGTGGAGCCCTTGGAGGTGTGGCTGCCGGACTCGTTCGGCTACTCCGCCGCCCTGCCGCAGATCATCGCGCAGGCGGGGTCGCGGTGGTTCCTCACCCAGAAGATCTCGTGGAACGAGACCAACCGGATGCCGCATCACACGTTCCTGTGGGAGGGCATCGACGGCACCCGGGTGTTCACGCACTTCCCGCCGGTCGACACGTACAACTCCGACCTCTCCGCCGCCGACCTCGCGCGCGCCGAGCGGCAGTTCGCCGAGAAGGGCGGGGCGCGCTCCTCGCTGGTGCCGTTCGGCTGGGGCGATGGCGGCGGCGGACCGACGCGCGAGATGGTCGCCGCGGCCAGGCGCACGGCCGACCTGGAGGGGTCGCCGAAGGTGCGCATGGCTACCCCGTCGCAGTTCTTCGCCGACGCCGAGGCCGAGTACGCCGACCCTCCGGTGTGGTCGGGCGAGCTGTACCTGGAGTACCACCGCGGCAGCTACAGTGCCCAGGCCCGCACCAAGCGCGGCAACCGCCGCAGTGAGCACCTGCTGCGCGCCGCGGAGCTGTGGGCGACGCTCGCGACCGTGCGCACCGGTGCCGCCTACCCCGCCGACCGGTTGCGGCGCCTGTGGCGGCTCGTGCTGCTGCAGCAGTTCCACGACATCCTCCCCGGCACGTCGATCGCCTGGGTGCACCAGGAAGCTGAGCGCAACTACGCCGCCGTCGCGGTGGAGCTGGCGGAGATCATCGACGCCGCGCTGCGCGCCCTCGCCGGAGACGGGGACCTGCGCCTTCGCGCGAACGCGGCGCCGGTCGCCGTCGGCGGCGTGCCGGCGCTCGGCGCCGCCGTCGAGGCGGAGGTGCCGGCGGCGGCGGTGGACGCGGCGGTGGTGCGCGTGCGCGCCGCGGGCGACGGGTGGGTGTTCGCGCACGACCGGATGCGGTGGGCGATCGACGCGCGCGGCGTGGTCGTGGGGGCCCGCGACCTCGTCGCCGACCGGGAGCTGATCGATCCGCAGCGGCCCGCCGGTGTGCTGCAGCTCTTCCGTGACACGCCCCGGGACTGGGATGCCTGGAACATCGACGTCGAGGATGCGGCGCTGTACCGCGACCTGCTCGAGGTCGAGTCGATCGAGCCGACCGCCGACGGCGGCGGTCTCGTCGTCACGCGGTCGTTCGGAGGCTCACGGGTGGAGCAGGAGTATCGCGTCGATCCGGGCAGCGGGGCGCTGGACATCACGGTGCGACTGGACTGGCGGGAGCGGCAGAAGATGCTCAAGCTGGCCTTCCCGCTGCAGCTGCGCGCCGAGCGCACGCAGTCCGAGATCCAGTTCGGGCACGTGTCACGCTCGGTGCACAGCAACACGACCTGGGATGCCGCGAAGTTCGAGACCGTGGCGCACCGCTGGATCCGTGTGGTGGAGGGCGGCTACGGCGTCAGCGTCGCGAACAACGCGAGCTACGGTCACGACGTCCGCCGCGGCGACGGTGCGAGCGGGGGCGCGCACACCGTGGCGCGCGTGACGCTGGTGCGCGCACCGCTCTTCCCCGACCCCGAGGCCGACCAGGGATCGCACGAGTTCACGGTGTCGCTGCTCCCGGGCGCCGACGTCGCCGATGCCGTCGCGGAGGGGTTCCGGCTGAACCTGCCGACGGTCGCCCTGACCGGCGCGCGCCCGATCGAGCCCGCCCTGACGCTGGACGACGCCGGTGTCGTGATCGAGGCGGTGAAGCTCGCCGACGACGGCTCGGGGGACGTCATCGTGCGCCTGTACGAGGCCCTCGGCAGCCAGCGCAGCGCGACACTGCGCCCCGGCTTCGCCTGGACGGCCGTCGAGCAGACGGACTTGCTCGAGCGCCCGGTCGCCGCAACCGCCCTCGCCGCGGCGTCCGATGACGCGATCGACCTGTGCCTGCAGCCCTTCCAGCTCGCGACCCTGCGCCTGAGCCGCCCCGCCGAGTGA
- a CDS encoding carbohydrate ABC transporter permease, with protein MSVRAPSVAAPTRAATRLWANLVLLVIGLVFALPLAWVVLAAFDSAASYQVKIPTAPTLQNFADVLTPQLTLRPLLSSLLLSTGAAVVTVVVAVLAAYPLSRYRSRFNGPFLYGVLFASCLPITAIMVPVYSLFVQLRLINQPWAVVLFLAASSLPMALWMTKNFMDSVPVSLEEAAWVDGASAMTALRRIVVPLMRPAISVVFVFVFLQAWGNFFVPFVLLYSPDWQPAAVSIYAFFGQYGTVAYGRLAAYSLVYSLPVLGLYLLVTRGLGGSFALAGAVKG; from the coding sequence GTGAGCGTCCGCGCTCCCAGCGTCGCCGCCCCCACGCGTGCCGCGACGCGGCTGTGGGCGAACCTGGTGCTGCTCGTCATCGGCCTCGTCTTCGCGCTTCCGCTGGCGTGGGTGGTGCTCGCCGCCTTCGACTCGGCGGCGAGCTACCAGGTGAAGATCCCCACGGCGCCGACCCTGCAGAACTTCGCCGACGTGCTCACCCCGCAGCTGACGCTCAGGCCACTGCTGAGCAGCCTGCTGCTGTCGACGGGCGCGGCCGTGGTGACCGTGGTCGTGGCGGTCCTCGCGGCGTATCCGCTGTCGCGGTACCGCTCGCGCTTCAACGGACCCTTCCTCTACGGCGTGCTCTTCGCCAGCTGCCTGCCGATCACGGCGATCATGGTGCCCGTCTACAGCCTCTTCGTGCAGCTGCGCCTCATCAACCAGCCGTGGGCGGTCGTGCTCTTCCTGGCCGCCAGCTCGCTGCCGATGGCCCTGTGGATGACGAAGAACTTCATGGATTCGGTGCCGGTGAGCCTCGAAGAGGCGGCGTGGGTCGACGGCGCGAGCGCCATGACGGCGCTGCGGCGCATCGTCGTGCCGCTCATGCGGCCGGCGATCAGCGTCGTCTTCGTCTTCGTCTTCCTGCAGGCGTGGGGAAACTTCTTCGTGCCGTTCGTACTGCTCTACTCCCCCGACTGGCAACCCGCAGCCGTGTCGATCTACGCGTTCTTCGGCCAATACGGCACCGTCGCCTACGGGCGCCTGGCTGCCTATTCGCTCGTGTACTCCCTGCCCGTACTCGGGCTGTACCTGCTCGTCACCCGCGGGCTGGGCGGCTCGTTCGCCCTCGCCGGCGCCGTCAAGGGCTGA
- a CDS encoding NAD-dependent deacylase — protein sequence MSARIVVLTGAGVSAESGIPTFRAVDGLWEEHRIEDVATPEGFARNPALVQEFYDQRRRAARAAEPNPAHRALAELEEATGGDVLIVTQNVDDLHERAGSRRVIHMHGELASALCTRCGAHVPWAEDLADGPPCPRCGASALRPDIVWFGEMVYGLDEIYEAVETCEQLWVIGTSGNVSPASTLHALARAVGAKTALLNLETHEDTSLFDEVVLGPASVVVPAYVRRELERASG from the coding sequence ATGAGCGCGCGCATCGTGGTCCTCACCGGTGCCGGAGTCTCGGCGGAATCCGGCATCCCGACCTTCCGCGCCGTCGACGGGCTGTGGGAGGAGCACCGCATCGAGGACGTCGCGACTCCGGAGGGTTTCGCGCGCAACCCCGCCCTCGTGCAGGAGTTCTACGACCAGCGGCGCCGCGCCGCGCGGGCGGCTGAGCCCAACCCCGCGCACCGCGCCCTGGCCGAACTCGAGGAGGCCACGGGCGGCGACGTGCTCATCGTCACGCAGAACGTCGACGACCTGCACGAGCGGGCGGGCTCCCGGCGGGTGATCCACATGCACGGCGAGCTGGCGAGTGCGCTCTGCACCCGGTGCGGGGCGCACGTGCCGTGGGCCGAAGATCTGGCCGACGGGCCGCCGTGTCCGCGCTGCGGGGCCAGCGCGCTGCGACCTGACATCGTCTGGTTCGGTGAGATGGTCTACGGGCTCGATGAGATCTACGAAGCGGTGGAGACCTGCGAACAGCTGTGGGTCATCGGCACGTCCGGCAACGTGTCGCCGGCATCAACTCTGCACGCGCTCGCCCGCGCGGTCGGTGCAAAGACCGCGCTGCTGAATCTCGAGACCCACGAAGACACGTCGCTGTTCGACGAGGTGGTGCTGGGTCCTGCATCCGTCGTCGTGCCCGCGTACGTGCGCCGTGAGCTGGAGCGCGCCTCCGGCTGA
- a CDS encoding SRPBCC family protein, giving the protein MARITESVDVNVPVSTAYNQWTQFESFPQFLSFVESVTQGDDETTLWKVSVAGVEHEFSAKITEQHPDERVAWNSITGDVNHAGVVTFHRLDDNTTRVTVQLDWEPEGFREKIGAAVGWDDHMVKKDLKKFKEFIESRGTETGAWRGDIS; this is encoded by the coding sequence ATGGCTCGCATCACCGAGAGCGTCGACGTCAATGTCCCCGTGTCGACCGCCTACAACCAGTGGACGCAGTTCGAATCGTTCCCGCAGTTCCTGAGTTTCGTGGAGTCGGTCACCCAGGGCGATGACGAGACGACCCTCTGGAAGGTGAGCGTGGCCGGGGTCGAGCACGAGTTCTCCGCCAAGATCACCGAACAGCACCCCGACGAGCGCGTCGCGTGGAACAGCATCACGGGCGATGTGAACCACGCTGGAGTCGTGACCTTCCACCGTCTGGACGACAACACCACCCGGGTGACGGTGCAGCTGGATTGGGAGCCCGAGGGCTTCCGCGAGAAGATCGGCGCGGCCGTCGGCTGGGACGACCACATGGTCAAGAAGGACCTGAAGAAGTTCAAGGAGTTCATCGAGTCGCGCGGCACCGAGACCGGCGCGTGGCGCGGCGACATCAGCTGA
- a CDS encoding extracellular solute-binding protein gives MRALPTVTAATACVALALVLGGCSADGGDSTDGDTVTVVYSKTDSFTALDTLLTQAKEQFEAENEGVTVELQPITATDDEYKTRLQLSLGSPDTAPDVFYEDTFNVRSDVEAGYLLNLDEYLAGWDEWEMFDEAAKTAGQGEDGSVYALPLGTDTRVIWYNKNVLDAAGVEVPWQPESWDDILDAAAKIKASQPDVVPFNMYAGTGTGEGTVMQSFYQLLYGTGDGTGLYDDEEGKWVVESQGFVDALTFLETLYSEGYAVSPDRALDPNVWQAVFGEMFPQDGLGGTVEGSYTPSFWEEGGAYPWPEYGDVMGVALFPTQDGQGPAGVSMSGGWTLAASAQTDVPDLAFEFMTTVLNEENSLWYAINNAQIAVRTDVAADPTYLEANPFVGPVSEAVAVTNFRPANSDYPQISVAVQQATEAVITGQQTAAEAAAAYDDAVRQIVGDEKVIAQ, from the coding sequence ATGAGGGCATTGCCGACCGTCACCGCCGCCACCGCCTGCGTCGCACTCGCCCTCGTGCTCGGCGGGTGCTCCGCCGACGGCGGGGATTCCACCGACGGCGACACCGTCACCGTCGTCTACTCGAAGACCGATTCGTTCACGGCGCTGGACACCCTCCTCACCCAGGCGAAGGAGCAGTTCGAAGCCGAGAACGAAGGGGTCACCGTCGAGCTGCAGCCCATCACCGCGACCGACGACGAGTACAAGACCCGCCTGCAGCTGTCGCTCGGCTCCCCCGACACCGCCCCCGACGTGTTCTACGAGGACACCTTCAACGTGCGCAGCGACGTCGAAGCGGGCTATCTGCTCAACCTCGACGAGTACCTCGCGGGCTGGGACGAGTGGGAGATGTTCGACGAGGCGGCCAAGACGGCCGGTCAAGGCGAGGACGGCAGCGTCTACGCCCTGCCGCTCGGCACCGACACTCGGGTGATCTGGTACAACAAGAACGTTCTGGATGCCGCCGGCGTCGAGGTGCCCTGGCAGCCCGAAAGCTGGGACGACATCCTCGACGCAGCCGCGAAGATCAAGGCAAGCCAGCCCGACGTGGTGCCCTTCAACATGTACGCGGGCACCGGCACGGGCGAGGGCACCGTGATGCAGAGCTTCTACCAGCTGCTCTACGGCACCGGCGACGGCACCGGCCTCTACGACGACGAAGAGGGCAAGTGGGTCGTGGAGTCGCAGGGGTTCGTCGACGCGCTGACGTTCCTCGAGACGCTGTACTCCGAGGGCTACGCCGTTTCCCCCGACCGCGCGCTCGACCCCAACGTCTGGCAGGCGGTGTTCGGTGAGATGTTCCCGCAGGACGGACTCGGCGGCACCGTCGAGGGCTCCTACACCCCGTCGTTCTGGGAAGAGGGCGGCGCTTACCCGTGGCCGGAGTACGGCGACGTCATGGGCGTGGCGCTGTTTCCCACTCAGGACGGACAAGGCCCCGCCGGCGTCAGCATGTCGGGCGGCTGGACCCTCGCGGCATCCGCCCAGACCGACGTACCCGACCTCGCCTTCGAGTTCATGACCACCGTGCTCAACGAGGAGAACTCGCTCTGGTACGCCATCAACAACGCCCAGATCGCGGTGCGCACCGATGTCGCGGCCGACCCGACGTACCTCGAGGCGAACCCGTTCGTGGGTCCGGTCTCCGAGGCGGTGGCGGTGACCAACTTCCGCCCCGCCAACAGCGACTACCCGCAGATCTCCGTCGCCGTGCAGCAGGCGACCGAGGCCGTGATCACGGGCCAGCAGACCGCCGCAGAAGCTGCGGCCGCCTACGACGACGCCGTGCGGCAGATCGTGGGCGATGAGAAGGTCATCGCACAGTAG
- a CDS encoding sulfurtransferase yields MPAVLNVSAYLFTRLDDAPELGPLLRARALAAGLKGTILLAEEGINLFLAGDPDAVRGFIDDLRVDPRFAALITKESWSDDQPFGKMLVKVKREIIRMDRPTIRPESGRAPAVAPATLRRWLDQGHDDDGREVVMLDTRNAFEVDYGTFRGAVDWRIERFTQFPDAAASHRDDLAGKTVVSFCTGGIRCEKAAIHLREVGVHALQLDGGILGYFEQVGGDHWAGECFVFDEREALSPDLAPR; encoded by the coding sequence GTGCCCGCCGTGCTCAACGTCTCCGCCTACCTCTTCACGCGGCTCGACGATGCGCCCGAGCTCGGTCCGCTCCTGCGCGCGCGTGCGCTCGCCGCGGGGCTGAAGGGCACGATTCTGCTCGCCGAAGAGGGGATCAACCTCTTCCTCGCCGGCGATCCCGACGCGGTGCGAGGCTTCATCGACGACCTGCGCGTCGACCCGCGCTTCGCGGCGCTCATCACCAAGGAGAGCTGGTCCGACGATCAGCCCTTCGGCAAGATGCTCGTCAAGGTCAAGCGGGAGATCATCCGCATGGACCGTCCGACGATTCGCCCCGAGTCCGGACGCGCGCCCGCCGTCGCGCCGGCGACGCTGCGCCGCTGGCTGGACCAAGGCCACGACGACGACGGCCGCGAGGTCGTGATGCTGGACACCCGTAACGCCTTCGAGGTCGACTACGGCACCTTCCGCGGTGCCGTGGACTGGCGCATCGAACGGTTCACGCAGTTTCCGGATGCCGCGGCCTCCCACCGCGACGACCTGGCCGGCAAGACGGTCGTCAGTTTCTGCACCGGTGGCATCCGCTGTGAGAAAGCCGCGATCCACCTGCGCGAGGTGGGCGTTCACGCGCTCCAACTGGACGGCGGCATCCTCGGCTACTTCGAACAGGTCGGCGGTGATCACTGGGCGGGGGAGTGCTTCGTCTTCGACGAGCGGGAGGCCCTCTCGCCGGACCTCGCGCCGCGCTGA
- a CDS encoding sugar ABC transporter permease, which produces MTTIGPAQDTRVTRRSGISRGTTPARALPLVPAGGLLLVFLAGPIVWALYGSLTDRALSGARAADPQFIGLDNFARLFADPVLPLSIGITVAFVVGSAIIGQNVLGLVLAVLFRVGSRAVTGIVGVLVVTAWVLPEIVAAFIGYAFLSADGTLNAMLAGVGIAGPNWLYAFPLVAIIIANTWRGTAFSMMIYRAALDDVPLEVIESSMIDGAGAWQRLRLITLPMIRPTIFTNLMLTTLQTLSVFTLIWVMTKGGPGNLSSTLPVLAYTEAFQFGDIGYGNAIAVVMLVLGAVFSIGYVLSLRAGGSRT; this is translated from the coding sequence ATGACCACGATCGGACCGGCGCAGGACACGCGCGTCACGCGCAGGAGCGGCATCAGCAGGGGGACGACACCCGCCAGGGCGTTGCCGCTGGTGCCAGCCGGGGGGCTGCTCCTGGTGTTCCTCGCCGGTCCGATCGTGTGGGCCCTCTACGGCTCACTCACCGACCGCGCCCTCAGCGGAGCGCGGGCCGCCGACCCGCAGTTCATCGGGCTCGACAACTTCGCGCGCCTCTTCGCCGACCCCGTGCTGCCGCTGTCGATCGGCATCACGGTGGCCTTCGTCGTGGGGTCGGCGATCATCGGGCAGAACGTGCTGGGGCTGGTCCTCGCCGTGCTCTTCCGCGTGGGAAGCCGCGCCGTCACCGGCATCGTCGGCGTGCTCGTGGTGACGGCCTGGGTGCTGCCCGAGATCGTCGCCGCCTTCATCGGGTACGCCTTCCTCTCGGCCGACGGCACCCTCAACGCGATGCTGGCGGGCGTCGGCATCGCCGGGCCCAACTGGCTCTACGCCTTTCCCCTCGTGGCGATCATCATCGCCAACACGTGGCGGGGCACCGCGTTCTCGATGATGATCTACCGCGCCGCGCTCGACGACGTGCCGCTGGAAGTGATCGAGTCGTCGATGATCGACGGCGCAGGCGCGTGGCAGCGGCTGAGGCTGATCACTCTGCCGATGATCCGCCCGACGATCTTCACGAACCTCATGCTGACGACCCTGCAGACCCTGTCGGTGTTCACCCTGATCTGGGTGATGACCAAGGGCGGGCCGGGGAACCTCTCGAGTACCCTGCCGGTGCTGGCGTACACCGAGGCCTTCCAGTTCGGCGACATCGGCTACGGCAACGCCATCGCCGTGGTCATGCTGGTGCTCGGCGCCGTCTTCTCGATCGGGTACGTGCTGTCGCTGCGCGCCGGCGGGAGCCGCACGTGA